In one window of Accipiter gentilis chromosome 28, bAccGen1.1, whole genome shotgun sequence DNA:
- the MRPL14 gene encoding 39S ribosomal protein L14, mitochondrial isoform X1 has protein sequence MALLNRRLGLSLTHLSSTVIQRHLSITGACRAIQKLTRVRVVDNSALGNTPYHRPPKCIHVYNKTGVGKVGDTILLAIKGEKKKALIVGHKMPGPPMTPRFDSNNVVLIEDNGNPIGTRIKTPIPYILRQREGEFSKVLAIARNFV, from the exons ATGGCTCTCTTGAACAGGCGATTGGGTTTATCCTTAACCCATCTAAGCAGTACGGTGATCCAGCGACACTTAAG TATCACTGGAGCATGCCGAGCAATACAGAAACTCACCCGCGTGCGAGTGGTGGACAACAGCGCCTTGGGGAACACACCGTACCACCGGCCACCAAAATGTATCCATGTGTATAACAAGACTGGAGTTGGCAAAGTAGGAGATACGATCCTTCTGGCtatcaaaggagaaaagaagaaggcTTTAATTGTAGGGCATAAGATGCCTGGCCCCCCCATGACTCCTAGATTTGATTCCAACAATGTGGTACTCATAGAAGACAATGGAAATCCAATAGGGACTAGAATAAAAACACCAATACCCTATATCCTGCGACAGAGAGAAGGAGAGTTCTCCAAAGTATTGGCCATTGCCCGCAACTTTGTATGA
- the MRPL14 gene encoding 39S ribosomal protein L14, mitochondrial isoform X2, with protein sequence MVYHSPCQGMGEGSCLQSITGACRAIQKLTRVRVVDNSALGNTPYHRPPKCIHVYNKTGVGKVGDTILLAIKGEKKKALIVGHKMPGPPMTPRFDSNNVVLIEDNGNPIGTRIKTPIPYILRQREGEFSKVLAIARNFV encoded by the exons ATGGTATACCACAGTCCCTGCCAGGGGATGGGAGAGGGTAGCTGCTTGCAAAG TATCACTGGAGCATGCCGAGCAATACAGAAACTCACCCGCGTGCGAGTGGTGGACAACAGCGCCTTGGGGAACACACCGTACCACCGGCCACCAAAATGTATCCATGTGTATAACAAGACTGGAGTTGGCAAAGTAGGAGATACGATCCTTCTGGCtatcaaaggagaaaagaagaaggcTTTAATTGTAGGGCATAAGATGCCTGGCCCCCCCATGACTCCTAGATTTGATTCCAACAATGTGGTACTCATAGAAGACAATGGAAATCCAATAGGGACTAGAATAAAAACACCAATACCCTATATCCTGCGACAGAGAGAAGGAGAGTTCTCCAAAGTATTGGCCATTGCCCGCAACTTTGTATGA